A region of the Silene latifolia isolate original U9 population chromosome 9, ASM4854445v1, whole genome shotgun sequence genome:
aatattataattgttttaggtgacggaatcgtgaaggatcgataatcaaattcattgctttatttcggatcgcttaatcgcttaattggatttctttggcactttgaggtagggaaatacaattgtcttattatcgtcgttgttgagttgtgttgacttgattcctggttgttgactcacgttatgatttatatacgggaagtgattgactgaatttatcgtattgagtatgagatcacaacatcgggtaactggcatgactttgtgatttatcagttcagtgatttatatacatattgcattgcattatttactgttgagcatttcatatgcattggagttggaggaggatgtggtggtgacgatgtcgGGATACGATGTggtgttgtgataaggcccgggcgggttcgcgggacttgccctggtgtcctcaacgcgagtgcggatcggctacggtcgatatatatagtctaccggggatcggtatggctgggttgtccggggtatgagatatgagatatgagttgagatggagttggaggtggtggaggagcatgcatatcatatttattgtttcattgttttccctactcaacctcgtggttgaccctgtgtattcgtgaacacctgtgatgaaccataatgggagcAGATTTGTGGTACTAAAGATtagtgacttgggagctatgggatgcgtgaggacttggccaatctacctagaagtctagaccacatagaagattttatcacttaatttattttccgctgcgggttgtatttatcttatattaagtattagttggataatttgtaataaacacgtaatcgttaagttttaatttaaagtactttggtattgttgtactttgttattcactacctcgggaaaccgagatggtaacagtccggtttattagggaatgtcttgctaaaggctccttcataaaccggggtgttacacatattctttttgttctttttgttcttcagttttgaaataatgttcctcttgaacatagaaaagctttttaaagaatttcaaacacttgtgaattttcccgaaaattctccattcgttagtaccagaaaccatggtgcaacagtcaaaggaactgttgcacggttttgccgtaacttatgcataaaaagaatatgttgaactacctcgtttacaacatttgttctagactatgggcatgcttgatttgtccttcatcttgattatctttaaacttctttgatctatcattggatgcttcaatttgctaaacattaaactaagaggcaaacaattaaatcataatgaaacttggcatcatcaaccaagcgtgttctaacaaattccccctttgatgatgacaagttttaaatatgtgtgaAGTTCCCCCTAAGCCCATGGCGAGTCGGTCTTTGAACCAAATAACAAGAACATTAATttaaacatgatcaaggtgaaTGGGGATCAACATGCTTGGCCGAAGTAGAACATctaatcatcatagctaagacaaattcacggtgaacgttagccgaagagttgttagttaacacataaacacataatttaactacttccccctcttgacatcatcaagagaaGGACAGAAACATGTTCAAGTAGTACATAATTAAACCAAAGACAAATGTTCAAAACAAGAGAAAAGAAACAGCCCATAATTTGCATAAGAATTAAGAACAAAGAGCCAAAAGGATTGGAGGGCAAGGGTAGGTACGGATGCCTCATTCATCATCGGACACATGACCACCAAGAGCTTGCACACGCTCAATGAGATCTTCATTTAGGGTTTTGAGCTCAGCAACATCTTCCTTAAGAGTCTCATTGTCCACAACCAATTTGGACACCATGTTCATAAGCTTGTCCAACTTACCAAGTACAGCACCCATTTCAACAGTTGAGCCAACTGTTGCACCAGTTTTACCTCTACCCGAGTACTTGCGAGTCAACTTCCCATTGTTAATAGCCAAAGTCATTTGAGAAAGCAAACCCATTGTCATGTCATCACTGAGTTTTTCAATACCGAGGCTACCTTTCATGACAATCTTCCGTTTCGTGAAGATGATGGACAACCACATACCGTATGGAATCACGGTTTTCTTGTCAAATTTCCCCTTTTGGAGGTCGGGGGAAATCTCATGGATACGGTGAAAGATAAGTTGGGGAAGGTTGATGGGATGGCGTTTGATAATGTGGTGAATAAGGAGCATCTCAAGGAGAGAGCATCATCCCCTACTGTTATTGCTTGGTAAAATGGCTCGGTGAACAAGGTTAAAGGTGAAACGGTGGGGGGCTTGAAGTTCATAGGCATATATGTTGGTGGTGCCATTTTCATTGTCGGGTCGAAGGGTTCTCATAACCTCACTAGCCATAGTTTCATCAATATCACCCCAAGTGGTCTTAGGAAAGGTAGTAAGACCCATGACTTCAACCTCAAGGTAAGAGGCAAGTTGGTCAATGGTCAAGACAAGGGGTTTTTGGTTTATAAATGCCGAGAGAGTTCCTGATGCAACATCAaccttgactgttgcatagaacTGAATTAACTCCGACATGTAAACCAGAGAGTATTTGTCGAGGAGATTAAACCAGCCCTGACCAAAAATAGCAGCTTTGAAGAATGCAAAAGCCGGGGAAGAATCATACCATGTTTTCTTGTATCGTCTCCCACTGTGAAAGCAACATGTAAGCATGCCGTGACATAGCTTGAGGGTGTCATCCGGAAGGTCTAGCGAGTTGAGATGAGCAAGGACCTCGTTCTTGAATGCCTCATCGTGAGTGGTGACCATCAACTCAGTGCAAGTATTGAGAGGGATTTTATCCTCAATAACATCATCATATTCCATTGGAAGGACCACCTCCTTCTTCCGTGGGTACCTCGGCTTTTTAGCCGCCCTTGGCTTTGATTCCTTCTTTCGTTTGATACCCGCCTTATATTTTGCCTTTGATTTGGTGGGAGTTTCAATGatagtatcatcatcatcatcaccaaacagTTCGGTGATTTTGATTTGGGATTTTGATTTGGGGTTTTCGGGGAAAAGAGGGTCAAATTCATCAGCTACCGTGTCTTCATTGGTGGGTTCATTGGTATTTTCAATGTTGGGAATGACCTCTTCCTCATGAAGGACTTCTTTTTCTGAATTATGATTTGGGGAATCAATTTTTTCAGCATCTTTCTCACTCActgttcccttttctttttcgagttcactctctttcttttttttcctcatctttttcactcattttttcttcctcatcatcattcttttcaatttcatttttctcttcaaCATCTTTCTCATTCTCTTTTTctgattctttttctttttcctcctcaacaacatcatcaacaacctcattttccttttcttcttcaataACAGTAGCAACAATCACATCATCATCAATTTCTTTGTCTTTGTGGATGTTGCTTGCTATTTGTTTGAGCGTGGGCTCGTCTTCCTCGGAATCAACATCAACATTTGAGTCCAACATCAAGGAGATTGGTGGACTTCGTTTTAATCCACCACAGCCTCCTCTACCACGACCTCTTCCTTTGACAGCCATGGATTTCTTTCGTGCAACATTTGGCTTGACTGTTGGCGGCTTGGTAGGAGACGGGGTGGGTTTGTCGGATTTTTCAACACTTGCAGCGGATTTGGTGACCATTTGTTGCTGGGCAATATATTTGGGGTTGAATGTATTTCTAAGGTTTTGAatttctcttttagttgcctttTTGGGAGCCATTGTGAGGGTGATGGTTTTGACGGTTTAGGGAGATGAAAGAGGTTgaggaatttttgaattttgaagggaGTTTGTGGGTAAATGGGAAAGTGGGGTTATTACATGGGGGATTTATTTTATGGAAGGTTGGTTGGTTAAAGAGGGAGTGGTTGATAGGTGAGGTGAAGTATAAATGTGGGAAATGATGATTGTATAGGGGACGGCTAGGGTAGGATTGATAAGACATAAAGTAAGTGCAAGGCTCAATGCAAATAATTCAAGTGCAAAATGTGGAGTTCCAATGCAATTTTTTCGGCACACTTACATATGACAAATTAGTCATTTTTAAACTTGAGAACATATATACATCTTTTCGTCTCTAGTCAATCATACGGGAAAGATAATTTTAATTTGTGTTACATGTCGcctaacaaaccaatttccaaccgaagttttacgaattgttccctttctaacggttttgtaaaaatgtccgcaatttgattttccgttctacaaaagGTTAGACATATATTTCCTTTTTCGACTTGATCACGTAAAAAGTGATGCCTTATGTCAATGTGTTTCGTCCTAGAATGTTGTATTGGATTTTTCGAGATGTTAATGGCACTTGTGTTATCACAAAATATGGGAGTAGTTTCGAAAATAAGACCGTAATCACGCAATTGTtgtcgtacccaaagaatttgagcacaacaaagagcgacacttacatactcactttcggccgtggataGAGCAACGGTATTTTGTTTCTTGGATGCCCATGAGATAAGGCACGGTCCTAAGAAAGTGGCAATACCCGAGGTGCTTTTTCTATCCAACGAGCTcccggcatagtccgcatccgaaaatcctacaagatcaatgtcataatgagttgggtaccaaaggtataaaccttgcattccaatcaaatacctaaaaatccgtttgacggttttgaaatgtgattctttaggatttgattggaaacgAGCGCATAcgcacacactaaattgtatgtcaggtcgactagcggttaaataaagcaatgaaccgatcatacctcgatataccctttcactaacactcttaccattttcATCTTTGTCAAGATTAAGCTTGGCAATCataggtgtaggcataggattcgaGCTAGTTATCCCAAACTTACTTATCATTTCCTTTAAGTACTTTTATTGGTGGATCATGGTTCCTTTTTCATCTTGCTTAATTTGAAGACCAAggaagaatccaagttctcccatcatgctcatttcaaactcagaagtcataAGATCCGAAAAGTACTTGTAAAGAATGTTGTTAGTTGCAccgaaaataatgtcatcgacatatacttgcacaagcaacagttcctctgactgtgacttgataaacaatgtcTTATCAACCGAACCACGTATAAAACCATTTTCTAATAGGAATttggaaagcctatcataccaggctcgggaagcttgttttaaaccataaagtgctttgtcaagtttaaatacgtgattagggaactcattgtttataaagcccggaggttgttcgacaaaaacttcttcttcaagatagccatttaagaaagcggttttaacatccatttgaaaaagttttatgccAACATGATATGCAAAAGCTATGAGCATTCGTATGAGCCTAGCTactggtgcaaaggtttcatcgtaatcaatcccttcttgttgattaaacccttgtaccactagtctagctttattccttacgatttctccaacatcatcgaGCTTATTGCAATAGACCCATctcgtaccaattacagtacgttgagatggtctaggaaccagatgccataccttgtttctCTCAAATTGCTCAAATTCTTCTTGCATAGCCGTGACCCAATATTCATCGGATAGTGCccttcatttattccgatttgtaattcataccGCTTATATGCCACTAATTTCAtctattcggaatgtataaaattatttcatagtatttgttctacTACGGAATTTGTAGGATATTTGTATTGAcggaattctgaagaaatatACTCCTTtccacactaacgggtcccaccataacatgaatttcaaaaaaaaaaaaggctgaATTAATGAGGTGGCACGtcctggattgagtattgtcttctgaattaataaagataagattaggAAAAAAAATAAAGTTGATAAAAAATATTGTTAGAGGAAAGGCACTTATAAAATATTCAAACCGCTCCGGTCATATATTTACCTTTTCGGTTATTTGTCTACCTTTAATTTTGGCACAAAAACAAGGACAAAGAAGTGGAGCAATTATTTGATAGCAATTCCGGTGTTGTTTTTGACATAcggactttactctttcacatacaattTTTCATTAAGTTTCCATATTATACCTTTTCCCTAAATCTAGATTCAATAGGTTTTATACATACATTTTACCCTAAAATTGAATATAATTGTTCTTAAAACTTGAATAATGGATTATAATTCTAGTGATGTAATTATTTTGTTTAGCAATTATTAATAAGTTATTAACAACTATTTTGCTCAAAAATTAAGGTTTATAATTCTTTAAGTTCTTCAATTAGGTTGATGGTTAGCAAAAGGCATGGTGGTTTAGTTGTTGGACGGTGCTGGTCGGAGCGGGGACGATAATTGTCGTAGTAGGGGGAGGGTATGGTGGTTGGTGGTGGCCGGAGCGGGAGCGAGGGGGGGGGCGAGGGCGAGGAGAGAAGTAGCGAGTACAATAAAGGGAAGGGGATGATCGACTGGGATGGTGGTCGGCTAGGGACGGTGGTGTGTGTAGTCGACAGGTTGTCGGCTGGTGGTCAGATGGTGGTGGGGACAGGTGGTGTTGATGAACGTTGTATTGACTTTGTGTTTTTCCCAAAAATTATAAttactttgtttttttttatgttttatttattttttttgtatttattgattagttttagttttattattaattaactaaattaattaattttagttgtattgctttttttttctaaaaataagGGATGAAAAAAATGACAAGGGTGGGACTTGGGAGATGGATGAAGGGAGAAAAAAAATCGATCAATTGGATGTGAGATGAAAAAATGACAAGGTTAATATTGTAAATGACGTATGTGAtagagtaaaatccgtatgtgaaaaaacaatacccaacaaattaaccaaattaagggTGCAGGATCAAGTAACCCACCAAAACTATTCATAAAATAGAGATAAATAATTGACTGAAACACCTTATAATGAAATAAAGTAACAATTAACCGACACGGAGGGAGTATTACATATTTCAGAGACAAATACGATATAATTGTTCATACATTATATAAAATGCAgtaaaaactaacaaaaataaaataaaactacaTAGTAGGAGTAATAATTAGTCCTTATTTCTTATATGTGAAGTCTCTTAATACAACTATCATAAAACCGACTCATATTTGGTGTTACGCACATAACTCTCTATTACTTGACCATAACCCATTTTAGTTATTACGTGCAGTTGGTGGATCTAGGGACTAGCGGGGGAGCTTGCCTTCGACTATCCATTGGGGGTCAGAATTTTCAAAGTTCCCCTTATACACAATTTCTCATTTGTGatggcacatatccgtcactcttgagtgacggataccattttacctcacaaagtacccactttttctctctctgcaacactattcatgtggtcctctttctccactaacccattttattaccattttaactcacaaaatatccgccacaaatggtaacccgtcacaagggagaccaattgcccCTTATAATATTACCCGTTTGTCTTTACTAAGATTTTTTGCCCTGCTAAAATCAATTCCAGACTTCCCCACTAACTACGTGCTCTTTAAACCGAAACGACATAAAAGTCACACAGTATGACCTAATTGTCTTACCCCTTTGACAAGTTCACCTAGCACTAAAGAAACCAAAATGTACGCCTACATAAGCAATTAAGCATACATGTACTATATATAGTCCACATGGAACAACCAAGTATGTCGTCAAAGCCAAGTACCAACTAATATAAACAGGAAAACCTTGCTAATTAATTTGGTTGTGTAAGAAAATACCATGTCAACCTCAATGATGTCTCTAACACAAATCTTATTACTCCTCCTCTTAACCATCAACACCTCAACTCTAACCCATGGTGCTTTCTCAAGAAGCATTTCTAAAGAAGAGATGGGCATTAAACCACACAAAAACCTAACCCATCTCCACTTCTACTTCCACGACTATGTCGCCGGACCAAAACGGACCGCCTTACGCATAGCCCAGGCTTCAACAACGGATAAAGACCCGTCAGGGTTTGGTGCATTAGTCATGATCGACGATCCGTTAACCGAAGGTCCAAGTAACACGTCAAAGGTCATTGGGTATGCTCAAGGAATGTATGGTGTTGCTGACCAACAATATAGTGGATTACTAATGGTGTTGAATTATGTGTTTATTGAGGGACCATTTAAGGGAAGTACTTTAAGTGTGTTGGGAAGAAATTTGGTTATGCTTAAGGTGAGGGAAATGAGTATTGTTGGTGGTAGTGGGGTGTTTAGGTTTGCTACTGGTTATGCTCAAGCTAAGACTGTCACACTTATGGATCCTAGTGGTGCTAGTGTTATTGAGTATAATGTTTATGTTTCTCATTAATTAATCTGAATGTAATAGATGTCAGCTAGTATAGCTCATATTATACAGTTGAGGGATGATAGTCTTGTTTTAGATTTGAAACTCGTCAACATTAAAAACGTTTTCTTTAATTTTGATGTAATAATTTTTGGGATAAAGATGTTTAATGCTCCCAAATTCTAATTGGTTAGTAATGCTCTGTCAACGTGAATCACAAATATTTGCTTTGATTAAAGATATTGTGGTTGGTAAGTTAAGGAAAAAGGTTATTGATAGTCAAATGACACATCTATGAGATTTAGAGCATAAAAATGGTGGCTCTTCATTTTTCCCTCTAATTATTTTCTCGATCTTCTATTATACGAGTATTTATTAAGACTTTTTGAGTTTTACAATTcatctataaataatataaaactaCTTTTtatacccgtgaaaatcacgggttcgTTTAAGATTAATTATTTAAGTTTATGTATAAACGTAACCTCATTAGTTTGTAACTTGTTGACGTCTTTCATGTATTGCATACACTAGTCTGCAAAAATATTGCATAAGAATTATATTTCATGAGTTTTGTGAGAAGCAAAACAACTTCATATTCAAGTTTACATAAATTAAGATATTATACGGGTAATTAGATACTCCATATACTTAGCAACGGGTAAGTCGAATCTGATTAGGTTTGGCCAGTTCGGGTGTGTCACATTTTTAGGTTAGTTCCCGTCAAGTGGGGTCACTTCGAGTTTCGGCTTTGTTTTGAGTTTGTTGGTCAGGTCATTTTCAAGTCAATGATTAATAGAGGGAAAAGTCATTTAAGATTACTAAATATTTATAGGTTAATTTTGATAACTAATTCTTTATTTT
Encoded here:
- the LOC141602485 gene encoding dirigent protein 21-like; translated protein: MSTSMMSLTQILLLLLLTINTSTLTHGAFSRSISKEEMGIKPHKNLTHLHFYFHDYVAGPKRTALRIAQASTTDKDPSGFGALVMIDDPLTEGPSNTSKVIGYAQGMYGVADQQYSGLLMVLNYVFIEGPFKGSTLSVLGRNLVMLKVREMSIVGGSGVFRFATGYAQAKTVTLMDPSGASVIEYNVYVSH